In one Desulfoferula mesophila genomic region, the following are encoded:
- a CDS encoding sensor histidine kinase codes for MGIWGKIKPPFWNRSDSELELLNYRRLWRTTLFSAIAVTLAPLVFLAGINFYQFEEQYQLQRNEITNHVQRLLAVNKVQLANFLEERRSALTYVNLANSFEQLADLRHIATVFRRLRMSFGGFVDLGLIDSQGIQRAYIGPYNLEGREYKDQDWYKEVQIRGIYISDVFLGHRNFPHFVIAVRHEGPDDQTYVLRATIDTGKLNSLLSATDLHPIGDIFLVNSEGVLQTPSTWFGGVLTRLKALPQPLAQSGVVSETNPNGGPPFLVATAKVEGSPFYLVVAKQPAAALQKWDLLRINVIVMVAVSVAAILVVIWWGSATLVNRIYEADLRRVAMLHEVEYTNKLASIGRLAAGVAHEINNPVAIINEKVGLMGDILSMGEDFPRKDKFMDQIKVIKDSVRRVSEITHRLLGFARHLPVKSEQIHLEPLIKEVLGFLGREAQYRNIDINVDIPGDVPALEADKGQIQQVLLNILNNALAAVEDGDKIDISVANRAHEQVAITITDNGMGIASQDLQNIFEPFFSTKGEKGTGLGLSITYGIVQKLGGHIEVVSELGQGTSFIVYLPVKQRPHRLEGPGGEDAARMEV; via the coding sequence TTGGGCATCTGGGGTAAAATCAAGCCGCCTTTTTGGAATCGCAGCGATTCCGAGCTGGAGCTCTTGAACTATCGCCGGCTGTGGCGCACCACCCTGTTTTCGGCCATAGCGGTCACCCTGGCCCCCCTGGTGTTTTTGGCGGGCATAAACTTCTACCAGTTCGAAGAGCAGTATCAGCTGCAACGCAACGAGATAACCAACCACGTGCAGCGCCTGTTGGCGGTCAACAAGGTGCAGCTGGCCAACTTCCTGGAAGAGCGCCGCAGCGCCCTCACCTACGTGAACCTGGCCAACTCCTTTGAGCAGCTGGCCGACCTGCGCCACATAGCCACGGTGTTTCGGCGCCTGCGCATGAGCTTCGGCGGCTTCGTGGACCTGGGACTCATCGACAGCCAGGGCATCCAGCGGGCCTACATCGGCCCCTACAACCTGGAGGGGCGCGAATACAAGGACCAGGACTGGTACAAGGAGGTGCAGATCCGGGGCATCTACATCAGCGATGTGTTCCTGGGCCACCGCAACTTCCCCCACTTCGTCATCGCGGTGCGCCACGAGGGCCCCGACGACCAGACCTACGTGCTACGGGCCACCATCGACACCGGCAAGCTCAACAGCCTGCTCTCGGCCACCGACCTGCACCCTATCGGCGACATCTTCCTGGTCAACAGCGAAGGGGTCCTGCAGACCCCCTCCACCTGGTTCGGCGGGGTGCTCACCCGCCTGAAGGCCCTGCCCCAGCCCTTGGCGCAAAGCGGCGTGGTGAGCGAGACCAACCCCAACGGCGGCCCGCCCTTCCTGGTGGCCACGGCCAAGGTGGAGGGCTCGCCCTTTTATCTGGTGGTGGCCAAGCAGCCGGCGGCCGCGCTGCAAAAGTGGGACCTGCTTAGGATCAACGTCATCGTGATGGTGGCAGTCTCGGTGGCCGCCATCCTGGTGGTCATCTGGTGGGGCTCGGCCACCCTGGTCAACCGCATCTACGAGGCCGACCTCAGGCGGGTGGCCATGCTGCACGAGGTGGAATACACCAACAAGCTGGCCTCCATCGGCCGCCTGGCCGCGGGGGTGGCCCACGAGATCAACAACCCGGTGGCCATCATCAACGAGAAGGTGGGCCTGATGGGCGACATCCTGTCCATGGGCGAGGACTTCCCGCGCAAGGACAAGTTCATGGACCAGATCAAGGTGATCAAGGACTCGGTGCGCCGGGTGAGCGAGATCACCCACCGCCTGCTGGGCTTCGCCCGCCATCTGCCGGTCAAGTCCGAGCAGATCCACCTGGAGCCGTTGATCAAGGAGGTGCTGGGCTTTTTGGGCCGGGAGGCCCAATACCGCAACATCGACATCAACGTGGACATCCCCGGCGACGTGCCCGCCCTGGAGGCCGACAAGGGCCAGATCCAGCAGGTGCTGCTCAACATCCTCAACAACGCCCTGGCCGCGGTGGAAGACGGCGACAAGATCGACATCTCCGTGGCCAACCGGGCCCATGAGCAGGTGGCCATAACCATCACCGACAACGGGATGGGCATCGCCAGCCAGGATTTGCAGAACATCTTCGAGCCCTTCTTCTCCACCAAGGGGGAGAAGGGCACCGGCCTGGGTCTGTCCATCACCTACGGAATCGTGCAAAAGCTCGGCGGACACATCGAAGTGGTGAGCGAGTTGGGACAGGGCACGTCTTTCATCGTGTACCTGCCCGTCAAGCAGCGTCCCCACCGCCTGGAAGGCCCCGGTGGCGAGGACGCCGCAAGAATGGAAGTTTGA
- a CDS encoding sensor histidine kinase → MGLWQGLSKIRVRLAVGFAAAFLGMALFGALSYSYFLGMERKLVFLSQADGMVNMVLEARRYEKNYFLYRHDQDYSLALDYLDRYEAMLANDREHLVRGHGQAAIAGLQKLSADYRRQFIWVREHLNGDAGVARMDQAVTRLRASGKELISRLEVLARAERQGITDLLREYRPLLVAFLALLAGLGGGLAYALIARLIRPLQTIEAATEVVAHGDYQTLPRPTHRDEIGSLVNAFNRMVSQLRRNNEQVIQTEKLTALGTLTSGVAHELNNPLNNISTSCQILLEELDRDVDEYHRELLAAIDQQVAKARDIVSSLLEFSRQREFRLRPENLRTVVRESLKLIRGEVPAGIQTRLLVPEGIQVQMDKAHMVQALLNLAMNAVQAMGEEGVLTITARLLAQTRRVELVVEDTGPGIPAEVLPRIFDPFFTTKEVGAGTGLGLSIVYGVMERHHGRVEAESRPGRGARFIITLPMDDERS, encoded by the coding sequence ATGGGGCTTTGGCAGGGGCTTAGCAAAATCCGGGTTCGCCTGGCGGTGGGCTTCGCGGCCGCCTTTTTGGGCATGGCCCTTTTCGGGGCGCTCAGCTACAGCTATTTCCTGGGCATGGAGCGCAAGCTGGTTTTCCTCAGCCAGGCCGACGGCATGGTCAACATGGTCCTGGAGGCCCGGCGCTACGAGAAGAACTATTTCCTATACCGCCACGATCAGGACTACAGCCTGGCCCTGGACTACCTGGACCGCTACGAGGCCATGCTGGCCAACGACCGCGAGCACCTGGTGCGAGGCCACGGACAAGCGGCCATCGCCGGGCTGCAAAAGCTCTCGGCCGACTACCGCCGCCAGTTCATCTGGGTGCGCGAGCACCTGAACGGCGACGCCGGGGTGGCCCGCATGGATCAGGCGGTGACCCGGCTCAGGGCCTCGGGCAAGGAGTTGATCTCGCGCCTGGAGGTGTTGGCCCGCGCCGAGCGCCAGGGCATCACCGACCTGCTGCGGGAATACCGCCCCCTGCTGGTGGCCTTCCTGGCGCTGTTGGCCGGGCTGGGGGGCGGGCTGGCCTACGCCCTCATCGCCCGGCTGATCCGCCCCCTGCAAACCATCGAGGCGGCCACCGAGGTGGTGGCCCACGGCGACTACCAGACCCTTCCCCGGCCAACTCACCGCGACGAGATCGGCAGCCTGGTCAACGCCTTCAACCGCATGGTCAGCCAGCTCAGGCGCAACAACGAACAGGTGATCCAGACCGAGAAACTCACCGCCCTGGGCACCCTGACCAGCGGCGTGGCCCACGAGCTCAACAACCCCCTGAACAACATCTCCACCTCCTGCCAGATTCTGCTGGAGGAGCTGGACCGCGACGTGGACGAGTATCACCGCGAGCTGTTGGCGGCCATCGACCAGCAGGTGGCCAAGGCCCGCGATATCGTCAGCTCCCTCTTGGAGTTTTCCCGCCAGCGCGAGTTTCGGCTGCGCCCGGAAAACCTGCGCACCGTGGTGCGGGAGAGCCTCAAGCTGATCCGGGGCGAGGTGCCCGCCGGGATTCAGACCCGCCTGCTGGTGCCCGAGGGCATCCAGGTGCAGATGGACAAGGCCCACATGGTGCAGGCCTTACTCAATCTGGCCATGAACGCGGTGCAGGCCATGGGCGAGGAGGGGGTACTCACCATCACCGCCCGCCTGCTGGCCCAGACCCGCCGGGTGGAGCTGGTGGTGGAGGACACCGGGCCGGGCATCCCCGCCGAGGTCTTGCCGCGCATCTTCGACCCCTTCTTCACCACCAAGGAGGTGGGGGCGGGCACCGGCCTGGGTCTGTCCATCGTCTACGGGGTCATGGAGCGCCACCACGGCCGCGTCGAGGCCGAGAGCCGCCCCGGCCGGGGGGCCCGTTTCATCATCACCCTGCCCATGGACGATGAGAGGAGCTAG
- a CDS encoding response regulator gives MQDIRVLVVDDDPDFLESVSERLNNRGCVVDTALDGAMALEKIGQNLYDAIVLDLQMPKVDGMETLKQALANKPSLQIILLTGHASVQVGVEAMRLGALDFMEKPADLDQLVEKIKEGKARRIDIDDQTREAAVREALKKYGW, from the coding sequence ATGCAAGACATCAGGGTGTTGGTAGTCGACGACGATCCGGACTTTCTGGAAAGCGTCAGCGAGCGCCTGAACAACCGGGGCTGCGTGGTGGACACGGCCCTGGACGGGGCCATGGCCCTGGAGAAGATCGGGCAAAACCTCTATGACGCCATCGTGCTGGACCTGCAGATGCCCAAGGTGGACGGCATGGAGACCCTCAAGCAGGCCCTGGCCAACAAGCCCAGCCTGCAGATCATCCTGCTCACCGGCCACGCCAGCGTGCAGGTTGGGGTGGAGGCCATGCGCCTGGGGGCCCTGGACTTCATGGAAAAGCCCGCCGACCTGGATCAGCTGGTGGAAAAGATCAAGGAAGGCAAGGCCAGGCGCATAGACATCGACGATCAGACCAGAGAAGCCGCGGTCCGCGAGGCCCTCAAGAAGTACGGCTGGTAG
- a CDS encoding carbonic anhydrase yields MSKEKAAGHQRKPDKPEPQKVLDELSEGNHRFTHDIRHHPRSDRERRQQAHLGNQADHAMATVVSCSDSRVPVEIIFDVGIMDLFVVRTAGHALDSAALASVEYGMMHVHTPLLVVLGHTGCGAVTAAMEMVQGGDHPPEQGLRDLLDGIAPSVHRAMADMPQAEDGQVLNRAIEENVRQTLRTILDKSEAIREGVASGAFCVVGAIYDLAHGRVRWLEFPQSACVPDSQDQAAAQSRDAIGG; encoded by the coding sequence ATGAGCAAGGAAAAAGCCGCCGGACACCAAAGGAAGCCGGACAAACCCGAGCCCCAAAAGGTGTTGGACGAGTTGAGCGAGGGCAACCACCGCTTCACCCACGACATCCGCCACCATCCCCGCAGCGACCGAGAGCGGCGTCAGCAGGCCCACCTGGGCAACCAGGCCGACCACGCCATGGCCACGGTGGTCTCCTGCTCCGATTCGCGGGTACCGGTGGAGATAATCTTCGACGTGGGCATCATGGACCTGTTCGTGGTGCGCACCGCGGGCCACGCCCTGGACTCCGCCGCCTTGGCCTCGGTGGAGTACGGCATGATGCACGTGCACACGCCCCTGCTGGTGGTGCTGGGCCACACCGGCTGCGGGGCGGTCACCGCGGCCATGGAAATGGTGCAAGGCGGCGACCATCCGCCGGAGCAGGGCCTGCGCGATCTGCTCGACGGCATAGCCCCGTCGGTGCACCGGGCCATGGCCGACATGCCCCAGGCCGAGGACGGGCAGGTTCTGAACCGGGCCATCGAGGAAAACGTCCGGCAGACCCTGCGGACGATTCTGGACAAAAGCGAGGCCATCCGGGAGGGGGTCGCCTCGGGCGCCTTTTGTGTGGTGGGAGCCATATACGACCTGGCCCATGGTCGTGTAAGATGGCTTGAGTTTCCCCAATCGGCCTGCGTGCCCGATTCACAGGACCAAGCGGCCGCTCAAAGCCGCGACGCAATAGGAGGGTAG
- a CDS encoding flavin reductase family protein — protein sequence MKKSLGPKTLLCPTPVVLVGTYDQAGKPNLMTAAWAGICCSKPVCVNVSLRAATYSHRQIVRNQTFTLNVPSAAQVREVDFVGMASGRDRDKFAELGWSAVPSELVNAPLVAEVPLCLECKVVVTNELGLHTQFVGEVLDVKLEEAVMDQAGNLDPVKFEPLAYLPDAKLYLGLSRVVGGGFELGKELLAKKAL from the coding sequence ATGAAGAAATCCTTGGGACCCAAGACCCTGCTCTGCCCCACCCCGGTGGTGCTGGTGGGCACCTACGACCAGGCGGGCAAGCCCAACCTGATGACCGCCGCCTGGGCCGGCATCTGCTGCTCCAAGCCGGTTTGCGTGAACGTTAGCCTGCGGGCCGCCACCTACAGCCACAGGCAGATCGTGCGCAACCAGACCTTCACCTTGAACGTGCCCAGCGCCGCCCAGGTCCGGGAGGTGGATTTCGTGGGCATGGCCAGCGGCCGCGACCGCGACAAGTTCGCCGAGCTGGGCTGGAGCGCGGTGCCCAGCGAGCTGGTCAACGCCCCCCTGGTGGCCGAGGTTCCGCTGTGCCTGGAGTGCAAGGTGGTGGTGACCAACGAGCTGGGGCTGCACACCCAGTTCGTGGGCGAGGTGCTGGACGTGAAGCTGGAAGAGGCGGTCATGGACCAGGCGGGCAACCTGGACCCGGTCAAGTTCGAGCCCCTGGCCTATCTGCCCGACGCCAAGCTATATTTGGGCCTGAGCCGGGTGGTGGGCGGCGGCTTCGAGCTGGGCAAGGAGCTGTTGGCCAAAAAGGCCTTGTAA
- a CDS encoding response regulator, with protein sequence MSVVTIMSGSFCGAEEVAQDVASRLNVELMRDEDLIGMVDRNGGPAAGIVRRAIYGRTSIFNQFSHEKERAVAALKLATAKLLVEKEGLVLLGHVSLLVPRSITHVLEACLIAETKWRAARAARELGLSEKESLARVHRDDESTIRWAEYLLESDPWDAKLYDILLPMEKSGPAEAAKFIAGQAQGGPLQVNDASRRAAQDFLLAAQVEQALTAQGHSNKDIQVSAVGGKIDIQVNKKVLRLNKLSAELEEQARKVAGVGEVSVEAGPGFYHADVYRQADFHLPSKVLLVDDEREFAQTLSERLLLREIGSAVAYDGEQALKMVAEDEPEVLVLDLKMPGIDGIEVLKRIKHDYPKVEVIILTGHGSARDMEQCMGLGAFAYLEKPVDIDKLSETMQAAYEKVRSQGD encoded by the coding sequence ATGAGCGTGGTTACCATTATGAGCGGCTCCTTTTGCGGAGCCGAGGAAGTGGCCCAAGACGTGGCTTCGCGCCTGAACGTGGAGCTGATGCGCGACGAGGACCTGATCGGCATGGTGGACCGCAACGGCGGCCCGGCGGCGGGCATAGTGCGCCGGGCCATCTACGGCCGCACCTCCATCTTCAACCAGTTTTCCCACGAAAAGGAGCGGGCGGTCGCCGCCCTGAAGCTGGCCACGGCCAAGCTACTCGTCGAGAAGGAAGGCCTGGTGCTCTTGGGCCACGTCTCCCTGTTGGTGCCCCGCTCCATCACCCACGTGCTGGAGGCCTGCCTCATCGCCGAGACCAAATGGCGGGCCGCCCGGGCCGCCCGGGAGCTGGGCCTGAGCGAAAAGGAGTCCCTGGCCCGGGTGCACCGCGACGACGAATCGACCATCCGCTGGGCCGAATACCTTCTGGAGAGCGATCCCTGGGACGCCAAGCTCTACGACATCCTCCTGCCCATGGAAAAAAGCGGCCCCGCCGAGGCGGCCAAGTTCATCGCCGGGCAGGCCCAGGGGGGCCCCCTCCAGGTGAACGACGCCTCGCGCCGCGCCGCCCAGGACTTCCTTTTGGCCGCCCAGGTGGAGCAGGCGCTCACCGCCCAGGGGCACAGCAACAAGGACATCCAGGTGTCGGCCGTGGGCGGCAAGATAGACATCCAGGTGAACAAGAAGGTGCTGCGCCTGAACAAGCTGAGCGCCGAGCTGGAAGAGCAGGCCCGCAAGGTGGCGGGGGTGGGAGAGGTCTCGGTGGAGGCCGGCCCCGGCTTCTACCACGCCGACGTGTATCGCCAGGCCGACTTCCATCTGCCCTCCAAGGTGCTCCTGGTGGACGACGAGCGCGAGTTCGCCCAGACCCTGTCCGAGCGCCTGTTGCTCAGGGAGATCGGCTCGGCCGTGGCCTACGACGGCGAGCAGGCGCTCAAGATGGTGGCCGAGGACGAGCCCGAGGTGCTGGTGCTGGATCTGAAGATGCCGGGCATCGACGGCATCGAGGTGCTCAAGCGCATCAAGCACGACTACCCCAAGGTGGAGGTGATCATCCTCACCGGCCACGGCTCGGCCCGCGACATGGAGCAATGCATGGGCCTGGGGGCCTTCGCCTACCTGGAGAAGCCGGTGGACATCGACAAGCTCTCGGAGACCATGCAGGCCGCCTATGAGAAGGTGCGCTCGCAGGGAGATTGA
- a CDS encoding SulP family inorganic anion transporter, translating to MLVRLLPFLGWFRNYSASAFRVDAIAGITVALVLIPQSMAYAQLAGLPAYYGLYAAFLPPMIAALFGSSMQLATGPVAVVSLMTSASLEPLATAGSEAFIAYAILLALVVGIFQLALGILRLGLVVNFLSHPVVNGFTNAAAIIIASSQLSKMFGVYVDKAEHHYETIWRVILAAFDYTHWPTLVMGVGAFAVMYGLKRLNPKIPYVLVAVAVATLVSWATGFHHDARVDMAAIMSPEVRGQISEFNHEVRRITELGDARAQVNQKVQQVTQSQGNESLEGLKLKQEASLDTALIELEKSKAHHLRTTLRDHKFVGVPQPDGGLRFYLEGTQPTGSQTDGRTWRVKVGNRPLDTAKLTMMGGGAVVGEIPPGLPTLSIPKLDWGVGLQLFPYAIIISLLGFMEAISIAKAMAAKTGQRLDPNQELIGQGLANIIGCLGKSYPVSGSFSRSAVNLQAGAFTGLSSVVTSLMVVIVLLFFTPLLYNLPQAVLAAVIMMAVVGLINVTGFVHAWRAQWYDGAISIITFICTLAYAPHLDKGIMIGVVLSLLMFLYKSMRPKVAALAMHNDCALRDAEHFQLRQCEHVAVIRFDGPLFFANASFLEDQIDERIRHMPNLKHILVVANGINDIDASGEEALSLVIDRVRSAGYDISFSHIKEGVMDVMQRTHLLAKIGEDHIYPLAANAIAAIHESAHRDSREESCPLTSVCPLDQVHVGEGA from the coding sequence ATTCTAGTGCGCCTGCTGCCCTTTTTGGGCTGGTTCCGCAACTACAGCGCATCGGCCTTTCGGGTGGACGCCATTGCCGGCATCACCGTGGCCCTGGTGTTGATACCCCAATCCATGGCCTATGCCCAGTTGGCGGGGCTGCCCGCCTACTACGGCCTCTACGCGGCCTTTTTGCCGCCCATGATCGCCGCCTTGTTCGGAAGCAGCATGCAGCTGGCCACCGGCCCGGTGGCGGTGGTCTCTCTGATGACCAGCGCCTCCCTGGAGCCCCTGGCCACGGCGGGCAGCGAGGCCTTCATCGCCTACGCCATCCTCTTGGCCCTGGTGGTGGGCATCTTCCAGCTGGCCCTGGGCATACTGCGCCTGGGCCTGGTGGTCAACTTCCTGTCCCACCCGGTGGTCAACGGCTTCACCAACGCGGCGGCCATCATCATCGCCTCCAGCCAGCTCTCCAAGATGTTCGGGGTCTACGTGGACAAGGCCGAGCATCACTACGAGACGATCTGGCGGGTGATCCTGGCCGCCTTCGACTACACCCACTGGCCCACCCTGGTCATGGGGGTGGGGGCCTTCGCGGTCATGTACGGGCTGAAAAGGCTCAACCCCAAGATCCCCTATGTGCTGGTGGCGGTGGCCGTGGCCACCCTGGTCTCCTGGGCCACCGGCTTCCACCACGACGCCAGGGTGGATATGGCCGCCATCATGTCCCCCGAGGTGCGCGGGCAGATCAGCGAGTTCAACCACGAGGTGAGGCGCATCACCGAGTTGGGCGACGCCCGGGCCCAGGTGAACCAGAAGGTGCAGCAGGTCACCCAGAGCCAGGGCAACGAGTCGCTGGAGGGCCTCAAGCTCAAGCAGGAGGCCTCCCTGGACACCGCCCTCATCGAGCTGGAAAAAAGCAAGGCCCACCACCTGCGCACCACCCTGCGCGACCACAAGTTCGTGGGGGTGCCCCAGCCGGACGGCGGCCTGCGCTTCTACCTGGAGGGAACCCAGCCGACGGGCAGCCAGACCGACGGCCGCACCTGGCGCGTAAAGGTGGGCAACCGTCCCCTGGACACCGCCAAGCTGACCATGATGGGCGGCGGCGCGGTGGTGGGCGAAATCCCGCCGGGCCTGCCCACCCTGTCCATCCCCAAGCTGGACTGGGGCGTGGGCCTGCAACTTTTCCCCTACGCCATCATCATCTCGCTGTTGGGCTTCATGGAGGCCATCAGCATCGCCAAGGCCATGGCCGCCAAGACCGGCCAGCGCCTGGACCCCAACCAGGAACTGATCGGCCAGGGCCTGGCCAACATCATCGGCTGCCTGGGCAAGAGCTATCCGGTGTCGGGCTCCTTCTCCCGATCGGCGGTGAACCTGCAGGCCGGCGCCTTCACCGGCCTGTCCAGCGTGGTGACCAGCCTGATGGTGGTCATCGTGCTCTTGTTCTTCACCCCCCTGCTCTACAACCTGCCCCAGGCGGTGTTGGCCGCGGTCATCATGATGGCGGTGGTGGGACTGATCAACGTCACCGGTTTCGTGCACGCCTGGCGGGCCCAGTGGTATGACGGGGCCATCAGCATCATCACCTTCATCTGCACCCTGGCCTACGCCCCCCACCTGGACAAGGGCATCATGATCGGCGTGGTGCTCTCGTTGCTCATGTTCCTCTACAAGAGCATGCGGCCCAAGGTGGCCGCCCTGGCCATGCACAACGACTGCGCCCTGCGCGACGCCGAGCACTTCCAACTGCGCCAGTGCGAGCACGTGGCGGTGATCCGCTTCGACGGACCCTTGTTCTTCGCCAACGCCAGTTTCCTGGAGGATCAGATCGACGAGAGAATCCGCCACATGCCCAACCTGAAGCATATACTGGTGGTGGCCAACGGCATCAACGACATAGACGCCTCGGGCGAGGAGGCCTTGTCGCTGGTCATAGACCGGGTGCGCAGCGCCGGCTACGACATCAGCTTCTCCCACATCAAGGAGGGGGTGATGGACGTGATGCAGCGAACCCACTTGCTGGCCAAGATCGGGGAAGATCACATCTATCCCCTGGCGGCCAACGCCATCGCCGCCATCCACGAGTCGGCGCACCGGGATTCCCGCGAGGAGTCCTGCCCCCTGACGTCGGTCTGCCCGCTGGACCAGGTCCACGTGGGCGAGGGAGCATAA
- a CDS encoding response regulator yields the protein MKVLLIDDEKELVTTLSERMEIRDIDSDWATSGEQGLKMIQQQPYDWVVLDLKMPGLSGYEAIQAIKAARPEARIILLTGHSSPEDLDRALDMGADLYLVKPVDIDDLVAQMQGGGKTEQS from the coding sequence ATGAAGGTATTGCTCATCGACGATGAGAAGGAGTTGGTGACCACCCTGTCGGAGCGCATGGAGATCCGCGACATCGACAGCGACTGGGCCACCAGCGGGGAGCAGGGCTTGAAGATGATCCAGCAGCAGCCCTACGACTGGGTGGTGCTGGATTTGAAGATGCCCGGGTTGAGCGGCTACGAGGCCATCCAGGCCATCAAGGCGGCCCGGCCCGAGGCGCGCATCATCCTGCTGACCGGCCACAGCTCGCCGGAAGACCTGGACCGCGCCCTGGACATGGGGGCCGATCTGTACCTGGTCAAGCCGGTGGACATCGACGACCTCGTCGCCCAGATGCAGGGCGGCGGGAAAACGGAGCAGAGCTGA
- a CDS encoding PAS domain-containing protein: protein MENLISLAMESSGVAVTIIDPEGNIVYYNRQAAKILDRKPEYIGEDIHSHHKKEASNKKVDLMLQEFQKGRTEPFRYKTKPYGRTILVILAPILKDGEFVGCTQSVQLEEDLA, encoded by the coding sequence TTGGAGAATCTTATCAGCCTTGCAATGGAGTCCTCGGGGGTCGCGGTAACCATAATCGATCCTGAAGGCAACATCGTTTATTACAATAGGCAAGCGGCCAAGATTCTCGACCGCAAGCCGGAATACATCGGTGAGGATATCCACTCGCACCACAAGAAAGAAGCCTCCAATAAAAAAGTCGATCTGATGCTTCAGGAATTCCAAAAAGGGAGGACGGAGCCTTTTCGCTATAAAACTAAGCCGTACGGGAGAACCATCTTGGTGATACTCGCGCCTATCCTGAAAGACGGTGAGTTTGTGGGATGCACCCAGTCCGTTCAACTAGAAGAGGACCTGGCGTAA
- a CDS encoding sigma-54-dependent transcriptional regulator, with amino-acid sequence MSPKPKLLIVEDDALARRNLQHILEHGGEYQVTAASGGTEALQLLAKRSFDLVLTDLRMEKVDGMRVLEEVKRSTPDTEVIMLTAFASVDSAIQAMKRGAFHYIAKPYKIDEVRAQVAHALEKARLTKEVESLKQDLRARDGVEGIVGNHPRIQELIRVVAQVAPSDSSVLIVGETGTGKELFARALHHASHRAEKRFVAFNCAAFAQELLVSELFGHEKGSFTGATATKPGLFEAANGGTVLLDEIGDMPKAMQVKLLRVIQEKELTRVGGTEPIPVDVRIVAATHRDLGSLVEQGVFRSDLYYRINVVRLELPPLRWHRDDIPLLAQHFLRKHAERQGKEASELSREAMEMLMAYRFPGNVRELENIIERAVTLRSGGGLEVADLPEEVRAAAGAADQEEGRLPTLEEKECEYIRQVLEHTGGNKTRAAEILSIDRVSLWRKIKKFGLEE; translated from the coding sequence ATGAGCCCCAAGCCCAAGCTCCTGATCGTGGAAGACGACGCCCTGGCCCGGCGCAACCTGCAGCACATCCTGGAGCACGGCGGCGAGTACCAGGTGACCGCCGCCTCCGGCGGCACCGAGGCCCTGCAGCTTTTGGCCAAGCGCTCCTTCGACCTGGTGCTCACCGACCTGCGCATGGAAAAGGTGGACGGCATGCGGGTCTTGGAGGAGGTCAAGCGCTCCACCCCGGACACCGAGGTGATCATGCTCACCGCCTTCGCCTCGGTGGACTCGGCCATCCAGGCCATGAAGCGCGGCGCCTTCCACTACATCGCCAAGCCCTACAAGATAGACGAAGTGCGGGCCCAGGTGGCCCACGCCCTGGAAAAGGCCCGCCTCACCAAGGAGGTGGAGAGCCTCAAGCAGGATCTTCGGGCCCGCGACGGGGTGGAAGGCATCGTGGGCAACCACCCGCGCATCCAGGAGCTGATCCGGGTGGTGGCCCAGGTGGCCCCCAGCGACAGCAGCGTGCTCATCGTGGGCGAGACCGGCACCGGCAAAGAGCTGTTCGCCCGGGCCCTGCACCACGCCAGCCATCGGGCCGAAAAGCGCTTCGTGGCCTTCAACTGCGCCGCCTTCGCCCAGGAGCTTCTGGTCAGCGAGCTGTTCGGCCACGAGAAGGGCTCCTTCACCGGGGCCACCGCCACCAAGCCGGGGCTCTTTGAGGCGGCCAACGGGGGCACGGTTCTGTTGGACGAGATCGGCGACATGCCCAAGGCCATGCAGGTCAAGCTCCTCAGGGTGATCCAGGAAAAGGAGCTGACCCGGGTGGGCGGCACCGAGCCCATCCCGGTGGACGTGCGCATCGTGGCCGCCACCCATCGCGACCTGGGGTCCCTGGTGGAGCAGGGCGTGTTTCGTTCGGACCTTTACTACCGCATCAACGTGGTGCGTCTGGAGCTGCCGCCGTTGCGCTGGCACCGCGACGACATCCCGCTGCTGGCCCAGCACTTTTTGCGCAAGCACGCCGAGCGCCAGGGCAAGGAGGCCAGCGAGCTGTCGCGGGAGGCCATGGAAATGCTCATGGCCTATCGCTTTCCGGGCAACGTGCGCGAGCTGGAGAACATCATCGAACGGGCGGTGACGCTGCGCTCCGGGGGAGGCCTGGAGGTGGCGGACTTGCCCGAGGAGGTCAGGGCCGCGGCGGGGGCCGCGGATCAGGAGGAGGGGCGGCTGCCCACCCTGGAAGAGAAGGAGTGCGAGTACATCAGGCAGGTGCTCGAGCACACCGGGGGCAACAAGACCAGGGCGGCCGAAATACTGAGCATCGATCGCGTGTCCTTGTGGCGCAAGATCAAAAAATTCGGACTGGAAGAATGA